CCCCTCGTTACGCTTCTTTACCCGGCATCATGAAGGCAAAAACCAAGCCCGTTCAAAAACTGCTTTCAACCGATTTGTTGGCGGGAAGTCAGTCGCTGGTTCAATTTGTAAACTACCAACTGCCCCCTGAACGTAAAGCCGGCAAGAAACTGGATGGAGAGCCAGCCCAACAGGCCAAAGAATTGGCCCGTTTGCTCAGGGAAGAAGCAAAAGTGATATAGTACTGGGCATGGTCCCTGAGCGAAGTGGTCCCCGAGCGGAGTCGAGGGGTCGAAGGGACACCTCGACTCCGCTCGGTGACCACCCCTAAAGAGGAGAAAATCATGACCGACATTCTTGTATTAGGCGAACATGCAGACGGTAAAGTGAAAAAAACAACCTTTGAACTTGTTTCCAAGGCCAGCCAGTTGGCAGGCGAATCTGGGGGAAAAGTTTTTTGTTTGTTTATTGGAAATAAGGTGGGTGATTTGCCGGGCCAAGTGGCTTGTTTTGGCGCCAAGGCCGCCATTGTGGTCGAAGATGAAAAACTGGCCAACTACAATACTATTGCCTTCAAAGAAATTCTGGTTCAGGTGATCAACCAGTTCAAACCAAGCATTGTTTTGGGAACGGCATCTCCCACAGGAAAAGATGTTTTTCCCCGTTTGGCAGTCAGTGTGAAGGCGGGTCTTGCCACCGATGCCATCGAACTTCGTCTGGATAACGGAAAACTTGTTGCCAAACGTCCTGTTTTTTCGGGAAAAACCCTGGTTGAAGTTTCGTATAAAACACCCGTTCAGTTGGCGACATGCCGTCCCAATTCTTTCCCAACCAATGAGGCATCCACAGGAGCTGCCCCCGAGATTATCAAGCTTTCACCCCAAATTTCTGAACTGCGTTGTGTGATGAAGGAAAAGGTGCAAGGAGTTGTTGGCAAGCAAGATTTGACCGAAGCTGAAATCATTGTCTCCGGAGGGCGTGCGATGGCCAATGCGGATAATTTCAAGATTTTAAACGCCATGGCCGATGTGATAGGGGCCACTGTAGGAGCTAGCCGTGCCGCCGTTGATTCAGGATATGCCCCCCATGACATGCAAGTGGGGCAAACCGGAAAAGTGGTCAATCCAAAACTTTACATGGCCTGTGGTATTTCCGGGGCCATTCAGCATTTGGCGGGGATGCGTACTTCCAAGGTGATTGTCGCCATTAACAAAGACCCCGAAGCTCCCATTTTTTCAAAAGCGGACTATGGCATTGTAGGAGATTTATTTACCGTAATCCCTCTTTTGACGGACGAACTTAAAAAAGTGGTTGCTGAAAGTTAAAGCCAAACATGAATGATCCAAGTTTTGAGGTTTTTAGGGAGGCTCTCTTGCACGAAAAGCAAGCTTCCCCCCATACGGTTAAAAACTACCTCCATGATCTCAAAGAGTTTTGGGGATACCTGCATCAATTCAGTCCAGAATGTATAAATAATAAAAAACTTGAACTAAATAAAGTTAACCCATTAATACTAAGGGGGTTTTTATCTTTTATATTTCAAGGGAAAAGTCCTGCTACTGTAGCGCGAAAACTTTCGACTTTGCGAACTTTCTTTCATTTTTGGGTTAAAAGAGGTGTTTTAAGCCAGAACCCGGCCAAGGCGATTTCATCCCCAAAAATTCCCAAAAAATTGCCCCGTTTTTTAAATGTGGATGAAATTTTTGCCCTTTTAGATATTGCGGTAACCGACGATTTTCAGGGAAGACGGGATTGTGCCATCTTGGAATTACTTTATTCATCGGGCTTACGCGTTAGTGAACTGGTGGGGCTGGATGAAACCTGTGTTGATTTGGAAAACAGGTTGGTTAAAGTCTTGGGAAAGGGACGCAAAGAGCGTATTGTGCCCGTGGGGAAAAAAGCCATTGAAAAACTGAAAATCTACTTGGAAAAACGGGATAAAGTATTGGCCCAATTAAAAACGACAAACAAAACATCGTCTGTTTTTTTAAATCGTAGGGGCGAGCGTCTGAATGTAAGGAGTGTTCAACGTTTGGTGAGGCAGGCTTTAGTCAGATCGGGGTTGGGTAAAGAAATATCGCCCCATGGCTTACGGCACACTTTTGCCACCCATTTATTGAATGCCGGGGCCGATTTGCGGTCCATTCAAGAACTCTTGGGGCATGCAAATTTGTCAACCACCCAAAAATATACCCATGTCAATGTGGAACAATTGATGAAGGTGTATGATTCGGCGCATCCAAAGGCATGAGGGATATAACGAATTGACAAAAACGTAGGGGCGAACCTTGCCTGCCCGCCTCAGGAGGGTATTCGCCCTGAAATGGGCGATCACAAGGATCGCCCCTACATAGGAGAATTAAATGCAAGAAAAAATAAAAAGCACAACAATCCTGGCCGTTTTGCGTGACGGCAACCTGGCCCTGGCGGGTGATGGGCAGGTGACCTTCAATCAAACGGTCCTTAAATCAAATACAAAAAAAATCCGGACCCTTCATGATGGAAAAGTATTGGCCGGCTTTGCCGGATCAACAGCAGATGCTTTTACTTTATTTGAGAAGTTTGAGGTAAAGCTTAACGAATATAATGGCCAGCTTGTGCGCGCGGCTGTTGAAATGGCCAAGGAATGGCGCATGGATAAAATGCTGCGTCGCCTGGAAGCCATGCTTTTGGTGGCGGACAAATCAAATATTCTGGTTTTATCAGGTAATGGGGACGTCATTGATAATGAAGATGGCATTGCAGCCATTGGGTCCGGTGGCCCCTTTGCACTGGCCGCGGCACGTTCTTTGGCCAGGCACACAAAACTTCCGGCCAAGGATATTGTCATGGAGGCCATGAAGGTGGCTTCTGAAATCTGTATTTACACCAATAACCAAATTGTTTTAGAAGAGATTTCTTAATTATGTCCAACGACTTAAAAAACTTTATCCCGCGCGAAATTGTGTCCGAGCTTGATCGGTTCATCATCGGCCAGCACGAAGCCAAAAGGGCCGTGGCCATTGCCATGCGCAATCGTTGGCGAAGGCAACAAGTGAGTGCCGACCTTAAGGATGAAATCACCCCCAAGAACATCATTATGATTGGCCCCACCGGTGTGGGAAAAACGGAGATTGCCCGGCGCCTTTCAAAACTGGCCAATGCCCCCTTCATCAAGGTGGAAGCCTCCAAATTTACGGAAGTGGGTTATGTGGGGAAGGATGTCGAATCGATGATTCGTGAGCTTTTGGACACGGCCATCAATATGGTTCGCTCCGAAGAAGAAGAAAAAGTCAAAGTAAAGGCCGAGGAGTTGGCGGAAGAACGATTGCTTGATTTGCTTCTTCCCAAAAAATCGCAACGCCCAAAGCAGGCGGCCCCTCTTTCACAGGAGGGAGGAATGGTTTTTGATGTACCGATCCAGGAACCACCGCCTTCTTTGGTAGAAGAAGAAAAAGACGATACTCGTGAAAAAATGAAGCTGATGCTCCGAACGGGGAAACTAGATAACCGCAGTGTTGAATTGCAGCCCGATGCCGGTCCACGTTCCGGTGGAATGCCCATGATCGAAGTGGTGACAGCCGGTGGCAGCCTGGAAGATATCGGAAAAAATTTGCGAGAAATGTTTTCAGGCATGATGCCCGCGGGGCGTAAACGAAAAAAGGTGAAAGTGCCAGAGGCGCTTAAAATTCTTACAACCGAGGAAGCCGCCAAATTAATAGAAATGGATGAGGTAGTTAAAAAAGCCATTGTTCGTGTCGAGCAAAATGGAATCGTGTTTATCGATGAAATTGACAAAATCGCTTCGCGTGAAGGCTCTGGCCGCGGGCCCGATGTTTCACGCGAGGGGGTGCAACGCGATATTTTACCCATTGTTGAAGGGAGCACTGTCAGTACGCGTTATGGAATGGTAAAGACCGATCATATCTTGTTTGTGGCGGCGGGGGCGTTTCATGTTTCAAAGCCCTCCGATCTTATTCCTGAATTACAGGGGCGTTTTCCCATTCGTGTGGAATTGCAATCGCTTAAAGAAGAAGATTTTATCCGTATTTTAACAGAACCCCAAAACTCACTGTCAAAACAGTACAAGGCGCTTTTGGCCACCGAAGGGGTTGAACTTGATCTTACTGAAGAGGGTTTAAGGGAAGTAGCGAAGTTGGCCGCATTGGCCAATGAACAAATGGAAAATATCGGAGCTCGCAGGCTTTACACCATTATGGAACGTGTTTTGGATGAAATATCCTTTGATGCCAGCGAAAAATCGGGACAAAAGTTTGTTGTAGATGCCAAGTATGTAAGACAATGCTTGGCCACGGTGATGAAAAACCAGGATTTGAGTCGTTATATTTTGTAAATGTTTGGTCCCCAAGCGAAGTGGTCCCCGAGCGGAGTCGAGGGGTCGAAGGGCCATCTCGACTCCGTTTGGTACCCGTTCATCGATTAGATTTACGGAGAAAATAATGGAAGAACTGATCGAAAAAGCAAAAATCTTGATGGAAGCCCTTCCCTATATTCAAAGATTCAAGGGAAAGCGCCTGGTTGTTAAATATGGCGGACATGCCATGGAAGATGAAGGGCTCAAGAAAAGTTTTGCGCGGGATGTCATCATGATGAAGCTGATCGGGCTACATCCGGTGATTGTGCACGGGGGCGGGCCACAAATAGAAAAAGTGTTGAAGCAAATGGGTATTGAACCCAAGTTTCATAACGGAGTTCGTATTACCGATTCGGACACCATGGATGTGGTTGAAATGGTGTTGGTTGGGAAAGTGAACAAGGAAATAGTCGGGCTCATCAATTTAAACGGTGGTTCTGCCCTTGGTTTTTCCGGCAAAGATGGCCAGCTTATCCAGGCCTCCAGAATGGATCCGCAGAAAGTAAAAAAGACAAAAAAAACCTCCGAGCTCATCGATATGGGCTTGGTGGGGGTTGTTGATAAAATCAATACGGATGTGATCACAAAGATGGAAGACTCGCTTTTTATTCCCGTCATTGCCCCTGTGGGGGTTTCCGAGACGGGCGAGTCGCTTAATATTAATGCCGATTTCGTGGCGGCCAATGTGGCAGGGGCTTTAAAGGCCGAAAAATTATTGCTGATGACGGATATTAACGGAGTTAAAAACAAGGAAGAAAGTCTTATCCCCACACTCACCCTGGCTGAAAGCAAAAAATTGATTGATACAGGTGTGGCGACAGGGGGGATGATTCCAAAACTTAAATGTGCGATGGAGGCTTTGGAAAAAGGGGTACAGTCGGTCCATATTATTGATGGCCGGGTTCAACATGCCCTTCTTCTTGAAATTTTCACTGATAAAGGGGTTGGAACCCTTATCACCCATTAATATTTTTCAACGATCATGTCTCCCAAAAAACCCCCAATTTTGCCGACCCATGATTTATTCCAAAAATATGTTTTGCCCACCTATGCCCGCATTCCTCTTTCTTTTGTCAAGGGGAGGGGAGCCACTCTTTGGGATGAATCAGGAAAAAAATATCTCGATTTTGTCGCGGGTGTGGCTGTAAACAATTTGGGTTATGCTCATCCGGCCATGGTCAAGGCCATTAAAGCCCAGGCAGTGCGGCTTATTCACTTGTCTAATTTGTATGAAATAAGGGAGCAGGGGTTGCTGGCTTCCGAATTAATAAAATATTCCGGCCTGGATAAGGCTTTTTTTTGCAATTCAGGAGCTGAAGCTGTTGAAGCCTGTATCAAACTGGCCAGGTATTACAGCATCAAGAATTATTCTTCAGACAGGTATGAAATTATTGTTTGTGAAAACTCGTTTCATGGAAGAACCTTGGGCGCTTTATCGGCCACGGCACAAAAGAAATACCGGGAAGGTTTTGGCCCTCTGGTGGAAGGATTTAAAATTGTCCCTTATGACGATATTGAAAAAATTTCCGGGGCCATTACAGAAAAAACGTGCGCTGTGTTGGTAGAGCCCGTTCAGGGCGAAGGCGGAGTCAATATCCCTGATGCTTCCTATTTGTCCCGTTTAAGAGAACTGTGTTCCCAAAAAAATATTTTGCTTATCTTAGACGAGGTGCAGGTGGGGATGGGGAGGCTTGGTTCTTTGTTTGCTTATCAGCAAACCGGCATTACTCCCGACATGGTGGCCTTGGCTAAGGGCTTGGGCTGTGGCTTTCCTGTGGGCGCTGTTTTGGCTTCCGATAAAATCGCATCGGTGGCCAGACCCGGCATTCATGCTTCCACCTTTGGAGGAAATCCCCTGGCGTGTGCTGTAGGGTTGGCTATTTTATCGGTTATTTCAAAAAAATCTTTTTTGGAAAAGATTCTGGAAAAAGGATCGTATTTCCTGCAAATTCTCCATAAGCTTAAAGAAAAACATCCTGTGATTGAAAACGTACGTGGACGTGGTTTGATGCTGGCCTGTGATTTAAAAGACGATTTGGCATCACAGGTTGTAGCCAAAGCCAGGGACAAAGGAATGCTCTTTAATTGTATCCAAAATAAAACTCTGCGTTTCGTTCCCCCTTTGGTTGTTACAAAGGCAGAAATTAAAAAAGCGGCCCTTATCCTCGACCAAATCCTGGGCGAGCTAAATATGACATCTTAAATGATTGTGTATGTTCTCATATCGTCATTCCCGAGTGCTTTTATCGGGAATCTACATTGCTCAAATAGTGGATCCCCGACAAAATCATTCGGGGATGACAGAAATGCGCAGTTATTTATGACGCTAAAATATAATAAATGAAACATTGTCTTACATTAAAAAATTTGGGGGCCGAAACCATTTTATCCATTTTGGATAGAGCCCTTTATTTCAAAAAAAATCGTCAGCCACTGACTCTTTTAAATGGGAAGGTGTTGGGACTTATCTTTGAAAAAGAATCAACGCGTACGCGTATTTCATTTGAGGTAGCCATGGGAAGGCTGGGGGGCACCAGTATTTATCTCAGCCAGTCTTCAAGCCAGATTTCCCGTGGGGAAACCTATGCGGATACCGCCCGGGTTTTATCGCGTTATCTGGATGCCCTTGTTTTGCGTGCTTATTCCCAGGCCGATCTGGAAGAATTGGCAAGCCATGCTTCCATTCCTGTGA
Above is a genomic segment from Deltaproteobacteria bacterium GWA2_45_12 containing:
- a CDS encoding tyrosine recombinase XerC, which encodes MNDPSFEVFREALLHEKQASPHTVKNYLHDLKEFWGYLHQFSPECINNKKLELNKVNPLILRGFLSFIFQGKSPATVARKLSTLRTFFHFWVKRGVLSQNPAKAISSPKIPKKLPRFLNVDEIFALLDIAVTDDFQGRRDCAILELLYSSGLRVSELVGLDETCVDLENRLVKVLGKGRKERIVPVGKKAIEKLKIYLEKRDKVLAQLKTTNKTSSVFLNRRGERLNVRSVQRLVRQALVRSGLGKEISPHGLRHTFATHLLNAGADLRSIQELLGHANLSTTQKYTHVNVEQLMKVYDSAHPKA
- a CDS encoding HslU--HslV peptidase proteolytic subunit, with translation MQEKIKSTTILAVLRDGNLALAGDGQVTFNQTVLKSNTKKIRTLHDGKVLAGFAGSTADAFTLFEKFEVKLNEYNGQLVRAAVEMAKEWRMDKMLRRLEAMLLVADKSNILVLSGNGDVIDNEDGIAAIGSGGPFALAAARSLARHTKLPAKDIVMEAMKVASEICIYTNNQIVLEEIS
- a CDS encoding HslU--HslV peptidase ATPase subunit codes for the protein MSNDLKNFIPREIVSELDRFIIGQHEAKRAVAIAMRNRWRRQQVSADLKDEITPKNIIMIGPTGVGKTEIARRLSKLANAPFIKVEASKFTEVGYVGKDVESMIRELLDTAINMVRSEEEEKVKVKAEELAEERLLDLLLPKKSQRPKQAAPLSQEGGMVFDVPIQEPPPSLVEEEKDDTREKMKLMLRTGKLDNRSVELQPDAGPRSGGMPMIEVVTAGGSLEDIGKNLREMFSGMMPAGRKRKKVKVPEALKILTTEEAAKLIEMDEVVKKAIVRVEQNGIVFIDEIDKIASREGSGRGPDVSREGVQRDILPIVEGSTVSTRYGMVKTDHILFVAAGAFHVSKPSDLIPELQGRFPIRVELQSLKEEDFIRILTEPQNSLSKQYKALLATEGVELDLTEEGLREVAKLAALANEQMENIGARRLYTIMERVLDEISFDASEKSGQKFVVDAKYVRQCLATVMKNQDLSRYIL
- a CDS encoding acetylglutamate kinase, which codes for MEELIEKAKILMEALPYIQRFKGKRLVVKYGGHAMEDEGLKKSFARDVIMMKLIGLHPVIVHGGGPQIEKVLKQMGIEPKFHNGVRITDSDTMDVVEMVLVGKVNKEIVGLINLNGGSALGFSGKDGQLIQASRMDPQKVKKTKKTSELIDMGLVGVVDKINTDVITKMEDSLFIPVIAPVGVSETGESLNINADFVAANVAGALKAEKLLLMTDINGVKNKEESLIPTLTLAESKKLIDTGVATGGMIPKLKCAMEALEKGVQSVHIIDGRVQHALLLEIFTDKGVGTLITH
- a CDS encoding acetylornithine aminotransferase, which translates into the protein MSPKKPPILPTHDLFQKYVLPTYARIPLSFVKGRGATLWDESGKKYLDFVAGVAVNNLGYAHPAMVKAIKAQAVRLIHLSNLYEIREQGLLASELIKYSGLDKAFFCNSGAEAVEACIKLARYYSIKNYSSDRYEIIVCENSFHGRTLGALSATAQKKYREGFGPLVEGFKIVPYDDIEKISGAITEKTCAVLVEPVQGEGGVNIPDASYLSRLRELCSQKNILLILDEVQVGMGRLGSLFAYQQTGITPDMVALAKGLGCGFPVGAVLASDKIASVARPGIHASTFGGNPLACAVGLAILSVISKKSFLEKILEKGSYFLQILHKLKEKHPVIENVRGRGLMLACDLKDDLASQVVAKARDKGMLFNCIQNKTLRFVPPLVVTKAEIKKAALILDQILGELNMTS